A genomic region of Hippocampus zosterae strain Florida unplaced genomic scaffold, ASM2543408v3 HiC_scaffold_267, whole genome shotgun sequence contains the following coding sequences:
- the LOC127594797 gene encoding LOW QUALITY PROTEIN: uncharacterized protein LOC127594797 (The sequence of the model RefSeq protein was modified relative to this genomic sequence to represent the inferred CDS: substituted 3 bases at 3 genomic stop codons): MKAIILVGGYGTRLRPLTIDCPKSIVPFCNRPMMEYQIEACAEVGVKEVILAINYQPEAITAHIGRLEAKYGLRISVSLEKEALGTAGPIKLAAEQLRQDNPEGLFFVFNSDIICDFNLGRLKEEHLKSGGEATIYLKQVDNPSRFGVVVCDKAGKVDRFVEKPQEYVGDRVNAGIYLLSTAVLDKIPLRFCMIEKXTFPXLASAGLLHGRTLEGFWRDIGQPADFLLGQRXYLTFLVSKNRLESTCLVDAAATVEEGAELGENVVVGPGCVVRSGARL; this comes from the coding sequence ATGAAAGCGATCATTCTGGTGGGTGGCTACGGGACGAGGTTGCGGCCACTGACCATCGACTGCCCGAAGTCGATCGTGCCGTTCTGCAACCGGCCCATGATGGAGTACCAGATCGAGGCCTGCGCGGAGGTGGGCGTGAAGGAAGTCATCTTGGCAATAAACTACCAACCTGAGGCCATCACCGCCCACATCGGCCGGTTGGAGGCCAAGTACGGCCTGCGTATATCTGTCTCCCTCGAGAAGGAAGCCCTCGGGACCGCGGGGCCCATAAAGCTGGCGGCAGAACAGTTGCGGCAGGACAACCCGGAAGGCCTGTTCTTCGTGTTCAACAGCGACATCATCTGTGACTTCAACCTCGGCAGGCTGAAGGAGGAGCACCTGAAATCGGGCGGGGAGGCCACCATCTACCTGAAGCAGGTGGACAACCCTAGCCGGTTCGGGGTGGTGGTCTGCGACAAGGCGGGCAAAGTGGATCGCTTCGTGGAAAAGCCGCAGGAGTACGTGGGCGACAGGGTCAACGCAGGCATCTACTTGCTCAGCACTGCTGTGCTGGACAAGATCCCCCTGCGCTTCTGCATGATCGAGAAGTAGACTTTCCCGTAGCTGGCCTCAGCGGGGCTGCTGCACGGGCGCACGCTCGAGGGGTTCTGGCGGGACATCGGCCAGCCTGCAGACTTCCTCCTGGGTCAGCGTTAGTACCTGACCTTCCTTGTCAGCAAGAATAGGCTTGAAAGCACCTGCCTGGTTGATGCTGCGGCCACTGTCGAGGAGGGCGCAGAGCTGGGGGAGAACGTGGTGGTGGGGCCGGGCTGCGTGGTCCGAAGCGGGGCCAGGCTCTAG